A single genomic interval of bacterium harbors:
- the rpmA gene encoding 50S ribosomal protein L27, with protein MAHKKGQGSSRNGRDSAGQRLGVKRFGGQTVTAGSILVRQHGTNYHPGPNVAMGRDCTLFAKVAGKVVFRVIANGRKLIGIEAV; from the coding sequence ATGGCTCACAAGAAAGGTCAAGGCAGCTCGCGCAACGGCCGCGACAGCGCCGGGCAGCGCCTCGGCGTCAAGCGCTTCGGCGGCCAGACGGTCACCGCGGGGAGCATCCTCGTGCGCCAGCACGGCACCAACTACCACCCGGGCCCGAACGTCGCCATGGGGCGGGACTGCACGCTCTTCGCGAAGGTCGCCGGGAAGGTGGTCTTCCGCGTCATCGCCAACGGGCGCAAGCTCATCGGCATCGAGGCGGTCTGA